The genomic DNA GGCCTCGAACGCGACCGCGGTCGCGGTGCTCGGCTGCGAGCGCGCGTCTCCCTGCGCTCGCTCGGCGGGTACGCTGTCCCGCGGAGAGGAGGCCGCGCGTGAGGTGTCGGATCTGCACGGCCGATCTGCCCGCCGGGGCGATGTTCTGCGGTGAGTGCGGCAGTTCGACGAGCGCGACCCCCGAGTCGCGCCGCCTCGTCGATCCGCGACCGGGCGACACCACGATCCTGCACCGTTCGCCGTCCGGCGTGGTGAGCGTGTCGCTGCCGTCCACCGCCCCCGACCCGGTTGCGGTCGCGCCGCCGGCTCGGCCCGGCACGACGTTCACCCTGCGGTTCTCGACCGGCGAAGTGCGCACCGTGTTCGGCACGGGGCTGGTGGGCCGCAATCCGCTGCCGCAGCCGGGCGAGGCGTTCGATCATCTCGTGCAGATCGCCGACCGCACGCTGTCGGTGTCGAAGACGCACCTCGAGTTCGGCCAGCACGACGGCGACCTGTGGGTGGCCGACCGGTTCTCGGGCAACGGCACGATCCTGCGGCGCGGGCCCGACGGCGCGGTGCGCTGCGAGCCCGGGCGCCGGTACCTCGTGCCGCGCGGCGGGCTCGTGCAACTGGCCGAGCAGTCGTTCGAGGTGTCGTAGCCGACTCCTCCTGCACAGCGTCGCGATCGGGCCGAGTGTCCACAGCGGGGCCGGGCGGCGTCGGGTCGGGCGGGCGGCGCCGGTTGACTGGCGGGATGCCACGTCGACGAGCCCACTCCAACGCGGATGCGGCGACGCCCGCCGCGCTCTCGGCCGTGCCGCGCGCCGCAGGCACGCTCGCGACCGTGCCGTCGCTCGCGGCCGAGCCCGTGCTGTCGCTGCCCGCGCCGGTGCCCGAGGCGCCTCGCGCCGGGTTCCCGGTGCTCGCCACGCTCGCGCCGATCGGCGGCGCCGGAGTGCTCTGGGCGCTGACGGGGTCGACGTTCGCGCTGGTGTTCGCTGCGCTCGGGCCGCTCGCGGCGGTCGCGTCGCTGCTCGACGGGCGCCGGCAGCGGCGACGCACGCTGCGCCGCGCCGCACTCGAACGGGCGACCGCGTTCGCCGAACTCGACGAACGCGTCCGGGCGGGGCACGACGCCGAGCGCGCCGAGGCGTGGCGGCGCGCCGGTTCGGCGCGCACCGTGCTGGCGGCGCCGCCCGGGTCCGACTGGCGCCACCGCGACGCGGGCAGCGCGGTGCTCGGGCGAGCGGCCGGGCGCAGTGCGCTGCGGCTCGACGGCACCCCCTCGGACGACCTCGATCGTGCCGCGCTCGCGCGCGCCGCGATCTGCGACGACCTGCCGTTGGCGGCGCCCGTCGGCGACGGCATCGGATTCGTCGGGCCGATCGCGCTCGCCCGCTCGGCCGCCCGTGCCGCACTCGTGCAGGCGGCGCACCGGGCGGCGCCGGGCGCGGTGACGGTCGACCTGCCCCGCGACGGATGGTCGTGGGCGCGTGCATTGCCGCATCGCCGCGGAGACCGGCGGATCCTCGTCGTCGACGCGGCATCGCACGGGGCCGGTGCCGCCGGCGTCGGCGCGACCCTCGGCGCGACCCTCGGCGCCGGCGGCGGCGATGCCGGCTGCATCGCCGTCGCGCCGACCGAAGCGGGCCTGCCGCCGGGTCTCGCCACCGTCCTCCGGCTGGAGTCGCCCACCGCGGCGGTGCTCGTCCGGCACGCCGGATTCGCCGATCATCGCCCGGTGGTGCCCCACCTGGTGAGCGAACGCGAGGCGGCCGAGTGGGCCCGTGCGGTCGGTCGGGCGGCCGCGACCGCCGCATCGCCCGCCGAGCCGCCCCAGTCGGTGCACTGGGGCTCCCTGCCGCAGCCGGCGGGGGAGCTCGACGGCCGCGCGCGGCTGCGAGCCGTGGTCGGACGCAGCGCCGACGACACGGTCGAACTCGACCTGGTCGCCGACGGCCCCCACGCGCTCGTCGCGGGCACGACCGGCAGCGGCAAGAGCGAGTTCCTGCTCGCCTGGGTCGCCGCGCTCGCCGCCGCCTATCCGCCCGAGGCGGTCGCGTTCCTCCTCGTCGACTTCAAGGGCGGTGCGGCGTTCGCCCCGCTCATCGGCCTGCCGCATGTCACGGGCGTGGTCACCGACCTCGACGAGAGCGAGGCGCGGCGCGCGGTCGCGAGCCTGCGCGCCGAGCTCCGCCATCGCGAGCAGGTGCTCACGACGGCCGGGGCGCGCGACCTCACGTCGCTCGGGGCGACCACGACCCTGCCCCGGCTCGTCGTCGTGGTCGACGAGTACCAGGCGATGATCGAACGCTTCCCCGCACTCGGCGAGGTGATCGCCGACCTCGCGGCACGGGGCAGATCGCTCGGCGTGCACCTGGTGCTCGCCGCCCAGCGCCCGAACGGCGTGGTGCGCGAGGCGATCACCGCGAACTGCCCGCTGCGCATCTCGCTGCGGGTGCTCGCGGCCGCCGACAGCACCGCCGTCATCGGATCCGATCTCGCCGCCCGCCTGCCCGCCGAGGTGCCGGGCCGCGCGGTGCTGGTGCGCGGCGACGGCCGGCCGACGCCGTTCCAGTCGGCGCTCGCCGACGCGGCAGCACTCGAACGTCTGCACCTGCGTCGCGCCGGGGCCGCGCCCGCGCGCCGGCCGTGGCTGGCGCCGCTGCCGCACCGGCTCCCGGCCGATCACCCAGAGCTCGTCGCAGTGCGCCGCAGCGCCGACGGCTCCGTCGTGTTCGGTCTCGCCGACGACCCCGGCCGCCAGCGCCGGGTCGCCGCCGGATGGCACCCCGATCGCGACGGCAACCTGCTCGTCGTCGGAGCGCCGGGGTCGGGCCGCACCGGCGCCCTCGACGCGGTCGCGGACGCGTGGCGGCGCGATCGTCCCGGCGGCGAGGTCGTCGTGCTCGGCGGCCCGCGGAGCCGGCAGTGGGACACCCTGCGGAGCGAACTCGACGCGGCACGCTCGGGCGGCGGCGCCGATCGACTGCTCGTCATCGACGACCTCGACCTGCGCTTCCGCGCCTGGCCCGAACCGTACCGGCTCGAGGCGGCCGACCTCGTCGAATCCCTCACCCGGGAGGGGCGCGGGGGCGGGCTCGCCGTCGCCGCGTCGGCCCGCAGCGCGAACGCGGCCGGGCGCGCCGGCCTCGACGGGTTCGGCCAGGTGCTGCGGCTGCGGCACGCGAGCCGCATGGAGCTGGTGCAAGCCGGCGGCGTGGGCGACCTGTGGAACGACGCCGACCCGGCCGGGGCTGGGCAGTGGCGGGGGCTGCGGGTGCAGGTGGTCGAGGCGTCGCCGAGCCGGCGGCACGACCCAATCCCCGGCGAGGGGGCGCCCGCGCTCACCGCCGCCGACCTGCTGGCCCCCGGCGCTCGGGGGGTCGCGGTGGTGAGCACGGTTCCGCGCGCGGACGGGCCCGCGGTGGCCGCGCTCCTCGGCGC from Agromyces larvae includes the following:
- a CDS encoding FtsK/SpoIIIE domain-containing protein, producing the protein MPRRRAHSNADAATPAALSAVPRAAGTLATVPSLAAEPVLSLPAPVPEAPRAGFPVLATLAPIGGAGVLWALTGSTFALVFAALGPLAAVASLLDGRRQRRRTLRRAALERATAFAELDERVRAGHDAERAEAWRRAGSARTVLAAPPGSDWRHRDAGSAVLGRAAGRSALRLDGTPSDDLDRAALARAAICDDLPLAAPVGDGIGFVGPIALARSAARAALVQAAHRAAPGAVTVDLPRDGWSWARALPHRRGDRRILVVDAASHGAGAAGVGATLGATLGAGGGDAGCIAVAPTEAGLPPGLATVLRLESPTAAVLVRHAGFADHRPVVPHLVSEREAAEWARAVGRAAATAASPAEPPQSVHWGSLPQPAGELDGRARLRAVVGRSADDTVELDLVADGPHALVAGTTGSGKSEFLLAWVAALAAAYPPEAVAFLLVDFKGGAAFAPLIGLPHVTGVVTDLDESEARRAVASLRAELRHREQVLTTAGARDLTSLGATTTLPRLVVVVDEYQAMIERFPALGEVIADLAARGRSLGVHLVLAAQRPNGVVREAITANCPLRISLRVLAAADSTAVIGSDLAARLPAEVPGRAVLVRGDGRPTPFQSALADAAALERLHLRRAGAAPARRPWLAPLPHRLPADHPELVAVRRSADGSVVFGLADDPGRQRRVAAGWHPDRDGNLLVVGAPGSGRTGALDAVADAWRRDRPGGEVVVLGGPRSRQWDTLRSELDAARSGGGADRLLVIDDLDLRFRAWPEPYRLEAADLVESLTREGRGGGLAVAASARSANAAGRAGLDGFGQVLRLRHASRMELVQAGGVGDLWNDADPAGAGQWRGLRVQVVEASPSRRHDPIPGEGAPALTAADLLAPGARGVAVVSTVPRADGPAVAALLGADPLVFDARPDAARAAEAALAAAPAAGEPGERVVLAADAESWAGAWAVAAAVREAGVVVVRGGPAEYRALARDRGLPPLLDERPPQCWVLRPGEAPARRSWPTTVSTSAVQVRARTTETVENRRFEMRIPSKDSSEGNESAMNA